From the genome of Motilibacter aurantiacus:
CGTCGCCGCGACGGTGGCAGCGGCCGCCGACACGGAGCTGCCGAACGTCACGATCCTGGACGCCGGCGGGACCATCGTCTCCTCCGCCGTCGGGCGCAGCCGCTGGCAGTCGTACGGGGGTCCGCGCGTCACCATCAGGGACATCAAGGAGCGCATCAGCCCCGAGATCGACACGGTGGCCGACGTGACGATCAAGGACACCGGCATCCTCGGGAGCTCCGCGGCGACGACCGCGGCCGAGCTGCTGAAGCTGACGCGGATGACCGACGCGGAGCTGGCCAAGCCGGACGTCGACGCGGTCGTCATCAACACCGGCACGAACATCATGGAGGAGCTGGCCTACTGGTCGGACCTGACGGTGCGCAGCCAGAAGCCGGTCGTCTTCACCGGGGCCATGCGCCAGCAGAACACGTTCTCCTTCGACGGGCTGGCCAACCTCTTCAACGCCATCACGCTGGCCGCCAGCCAGAAGACGACGTGCTTCGGCACGGTGCTGCTGATGAACGACATGTTCTTCGCGGCCCGAGAGGTGACCAAGACCGACGCCGTCCGCACCGACACCTTCGAGGGCGGCCGGCTCGGCGCGCTCGGGATGGTGGACGAGCTCAAGGTGCGCACCCTGCACGCCCCCGCGCGCGTGCAGCACTGCGGGACTCCCGGCTGGGCGACGCCGTTCGATCTCACCGGCATCGAGGCCGACGACCTCGCGAAGGCCGAGGTCGTCTACGCCTACCTGGAGGCCGACG
Proteins encoded in this window:
- a CDS encoding asparaginase domain-containing protein translates to VAATVAAAADTELPNVTILDAGGTIVSSAVGRSRWQSYGGPRVTIRDIKERISPEIDTVADVTIKDTGILGSSAATTAAELLKLTRMTDAELAKPDVDAVVINTGTNIMEELAYWSDLTVRSQKPVVFTGAMRQQNTFSFDGLANLFNAITLAASQKTTCFGTVLLMNDMFFAAREVTKTDAVRTDTFEGGRLGALGMVDELKVRTLHAPARVQHCGTPGWATPFDLTGIEADDLAKAEVVYAYLEAD